The Megasphaera elsdenii DSM 20460 genome includes the window CTCTTGCCGCAGCCGTTGGGGCCGATGATGGCCGTCACCTTCCCCTTGGGCAGGCCTATGCTGAAATCATGGAGTATTGTCCGCCGGCCGCGGCAGACGACGAGATTCCGGACCGTAATGGCATCAGCCATGACTCACACTTCCTTCCGCAAGAGAAATAAGAAAAACGGCGCCCCGATGAAAGCCATGATGATGCCTACGGGCAATTCAGCCGGCGCCAGGATCAGCCGGGCTGCCGTATCGCTCAAGGTCACCGTCGCCACGCCGAGGATAGCCGCCCCCGGGATGAGATAGCGATAATCGGACCCGACCAGGAGGCGCACGATATGGGGTACGATGAGGCCGACGAAGCCCAGCAGGCCGGCGACGCTGACGGCACTAGCCGCCAGCAGGGCAGCCACCGCCGTCAGGCCCAGACGGGCGCCTTCGACAGACAGGCCCAGGCTGCGGGCCATGTCGTCGCCGAGCTGGAGCAGGTTGAGGTAATAGGCCCCGATTCCCGACAGAATCAAGCCGATGACCGTATACGGCAGAATCGTCGTCACGTCTTTCCAGCTGCTAGCAGCCAGGCCGCCGACCATCCACAACAGGGCGCCGTGGACGCGATCACTGTAAAAAATGAGGATGCCCGAAATGATAGCGCCCAGGAAGGCCGACACGGCGACACCAGCCAGGATGATGCGCACTGGCCGGATGCCGTCTTTCCAGGCCAGGAGATAAATGAGGACGGCTGCCGCCATGGCCCCGAGGAAGGCGGCCGGCGTC containing:
- a CDS encoding FecCD family ABC transporter permease gives rise to the protein MNSVASRHRTLWRWLVLGAFAVLALSGLILSILQGVAAITPVDVIHILWQPSVRTADQIIWNIRLPRTLTGALVGANLALSGAILQAVMRNPLADPHIIGISSGAGLAGIVVLIVWPAYLFWMTPAAFLGAMAAAVLIYLLAWKDGIRPVRIILAGVAVSAFLGAIISGILIFYSDRVHGALLWMVGGLAASSWKDVTTILPYTVIGLILSGIGAYYLNLLQLGDDMARSLGLSVEGARLGLTAVAALLAASAVSVAGLLGFVGLIVPHIVRLLVGSDYRYLIPGAAILGVATVTLSDTAARLILAPAELPVGIIMAFIGAPFFLFLLRKEV